GGGCGTACATCCAGGCGAAGAGCGCGGTGAACGCGATCATCGAGGTGAAGAAGACGAGCTTGATGTCCGGCGACATCTCCACCTTCCCCCGGGCGTTGATGACCGTGTCGGGGTGGAGGGAGGCGTACATGCGCGGGACGGCGAACATCAGGAAGGGAACGGTGGCGAACGCGACGAGGGCGTACGCGGCCGAGAGGGTCGCGCGGCGCTCGGGCTCCTCGATCGCCTGCCTGAGGCCCAGGTAGGCCCCGTAGACGAGGAGGAGCAGCACGATCGACGTCTGCCGCGGGTCCCAGTTCCAGTACGAATTCCACATGACCTTGGCGAAGAGAGAGCCCGTCACCGTGGCGAGGACGCAGAAGAGAACCCCGAGGCGTGCGGCCGAGGCCGCCGCGTCGTCGCTCTCGATCCTCCGGGTCTTCAGGTAGAGACCGGAATGGACGGCGGCGAGAAGAAAGGCCAGGGCGGAGATCCAGGCCGTCGGGACGTGGAAGAAGACGATGCGGGAAGACTCGCCCACGAAGCTCTCCGCGGGGTGTGCGTACAGGAAGGCTGCCCAGAGGATGACCGCCATTCCAACGCCCAGGAGAACCTTGCCGAGGGACCCG
The genomic region above belongs to Holophagales bacterium and contains:
- the ccsA gene encoding cytochrome c biogenesis protein CcsA — translated: MKVLGSLGKVLLGVGMAVILWAAFLYAHPAESFVGESSRIVFFHVPTAWISALAFLLAAVHSGLYLKTRRIESDDAAASAARLGVLFCVLATVTGSLFAKVMWNSYWNWDPRQTSIVLLLLVYGAYLGLRQAIEEPERRATLSAAYALVAFATVPFLMFAVPRMYASLHPDTVINARGKVEMSPDIKLVFFTSMIAFTALFAWMYALDVKATRLVRRLEERAAGGHAA